One segment of Coffea arabica cultivar ET-39 chromosome 7c, Coffea Arabica ET-39 HiFi, whole genome shotgun sequence DNA contains the following:
- the LOC113699702 gene encoding uncharacterized protein has translation MKLNPKKCVFGVTSGKFFGYLVSHRGIEANPDKVKAIQDMSPPRNIREIQRLNVRLAALNRFLSQSAEKALPFFKVLKKADQFAWTEECQAAFDKLKQYLHHLPTLASPRPEEKFYLYLSAADEAVSAVLIRDEGTQVPVYYVSRALRGPEIRYTQVEKLVIGLVHAARRLKPYFLAHPISVRTDQPIQQILVRPEASGRLTKWAVELGDRLPRRVDLHGRSRVHLRQCRGVHPTPWTLYVDGSSNGDGYGAGLLLEGPQGEVCSYALRFGFPATNNEDEYKALIAGLQLARRLGAQQIHVRSDSQQVVRQVLGEYETKEETMQRYLSKVHQLTAYFESFEIQKIPRSHNKRADALSRLASTSFSDLNKTVLVEVLNEPGYMEEVAYPVHSEDIWMTPFILFLGQGTLPEDRAEARKIQTQGCSTRLHRVGSSWVEELPSVLWSYRTTPRSATQETPFSLTYGAEAVIPAEILTPNTRLAAYAAEVNDKKRQLGLDLVEERMDLASTRIASYKNTLAHYYNARVRHRRFQSGDLVLRKNSISRAEPQGKLCPKWEDPYRVVESDLKRYCKLSYRDGSLVPRS, from the exons ATGAAGCTCAATCCCAAGAAATGCGTTTTCGGCGTCACCTCGGGAAAATTCTTTGGCTATCTGGTTTCCCACCGGGGAATCGAGGCCAACCCCGACAAGGTCAAGGCCATTCAGGACATGTCCCCACCTCGGAACATCCGAGAAATCCAAAGGCTGAATGTACGTCTGGCCGCGCTGAACCGCTTCCTGTCCCAATCAGCTGAGAAAGCTCTGCCCTTCTTTAAGGTGCTCAAGAAGGCTGATCAGTTTGCCTGGACGGAAGAGTGCCAGGCTGCTTTCGACAAGTTGAAGCAATACCTCCATCACCTACCCACTCTCGCTTCACCTCGGCCCGAGGAGAAGTTCTACCTCTACCTCTCTGCAGCCGACGAGGCTGTCAGCGCTGTGCTTATCCGAGATGAGGGCACTCAAGTACCAGTCTACTATGTTAGCCGAGCTCTCCGCGGGCCGGAGATTCGATACACCCAGGTGGAGAAACTCGTAATAGGACTGGTCCACGCAGCCCGGCGGCTGAAGCCTTACTTCCTGGCTCATCCCATCTCCGTCAGGACCGACCAGCCCATCCAGCAGATATTGGTGCGTCCCGAGGCTTCTGGTCGCCTCACCAAGTGGGCTGTCGAATTGGGAGA CCGACTTCCTCGCCGAGTTGACCTTCACGGAAGGTCCAGAGTCCACCTCCGCCAGTGCCGAGGTGTCCACCCCACCCCATGGACATTGTATGTCGATGGATCCTCTAATGGAGATGGCTACGGAGCTGGACTGCTCCTGGAAGGACCTCAGGGAGAGGTGTGCTCGTACGCCCTCCGCTTTGGCTTCCCGGCCACCAATAATGAAGACGAGTACAAGGCTCTGATCGCTGGACTCCAACTAGCCCGTAGACTCGGCGCCCAACAGATCCATGTTCGCAGTGACTCCCAACAAGTAGTACGCCAGGTTCTTGGTGAATACGAAACCAAGGAAGAGACCATGCAACGGTATCTCTCCAAAGTTCATCAACTTACCGCGTATTTCGAGTCCTTCGAAATCCAAAAGATACCTCGATCCCATAATAAGCGGGCCGACGCCTTATCCCGGCTGGCTTCCACATCATTCTCTGACCTCAACAAGACAGTCTTAGTAGAAGTCCTGAATGAACCGGGATACATGGAAGAGGTGGCCTACCCTGTGCACTctgaagatatttggatgaccCCGTTCATCCTCTTCTTGGGTCAGGGAACCCTTCCCGAAGACCGAGCCGAGGCGAGAAAGATACAAACGCAAGGCTGCTCG ACCCGACTACACCGAGTTGGGTCATCTTGGGTGGAGGAACTCCCCAGTGTCCTGTGGTCGTATCGAACCACGCCGAGGTCAGCAACGCAAGAGACCCCCTTCTCCCTGACCTATGGCGCCGAGGCTGTCATCCCGGCTGAGATCCTTACCCCCAACACTCGGCTGGCAGCCTATGCCGCCGAGGTGAACGACAAAAAGAGACAGTTGGGTCTCGACCTCGTCGAGGAACGAATGGACCTCGCCTCAACCCGGATAGCTTCCTACAAGAACACACTGGCACACTATTACAATGCCCGCGTCAGACACCGTAGATTCCAGTCTGGAGACTTGGTTCTCAGAAAAAACTCGATCAGCCGAGCTGAACCGCAAGGAAAATTGTGCCCGAAATGGGAAGACCCTTACCGAGTTGTGGAATCTGACCTTAAG
- the LOC140010583 gene encoding uncharacterized protein: MKELRDSNVSGKGVKLALLKKKLVAAYKDEEAYWSQKARQKWLMEGDKNTKCVAGRRKRNRIGLLKKRDGDWCKDEKETSTKIIQYFKDIFTAEAPHGIDAILNKIPQSITSVMNKQLILPVTEQEVQRVVFSMHPNKSPSPDVNVNGEKKGIKPSRGLRQGDPLSPFLFLICAKGFSTLLNQAVRQGKLTDLQLSSGGPRLSHIFFADDSLIFCKAKEEEAVQLMEVLRQYGEASGQLINTEKSSIFFSKNDPIGERLKMLERVRAMKELKQSRYLGLPLNGGLSFRDLENFNLAFLAKQLWRILARPNLLVSKILKAKYFKGTSIWKMKGKQTDSWCWKSILSARSLLEEGMRKRVGDGKTIDIWKDRWIPGVAGGKELEWVFANEDRERIFQIPLSLQDIKDGLFWAHSASREYTVKSRYRSAQERKIWRRVRDSHEESGSRNEGILPVNENIKTRSMQGNPLCKCCGVFSESTEHMLFLCSHAEAIWKVTPIQWDGLENLREKFWLWWSELVEATAREKGKEHITFIVNLLWQIWKDRNEINFNRNGRGPGVVTNKAGWGIVARDWKGKLVATWACPSFTCSVPILEEALAIKTAMVKVALEEWERIIIESDCKVVIDKTKKDTDDVVISTVLQDIKLLKHNFEECCFSFVRREFNSVSHKLARFALNLGFVADSKACCPVWLLDSAQADIEE, from the exons ATGAAGGAGCTACGAGATAGTAATGTGAGTGGGAAAGGGGTTAAACTGGCATTGCTGAAGAAGAAACTGGTTGCAGCTTATAAGGATGAAGAGGCCTATTGGAGTCAAAAAGCTAGACAGAAATGGCTAATGGAGGGAGATAAGAACACCAAATGTGTGGCTGGAAGGAGGAAAAGGAACAGGATTGGTCTTCTCAAGAAAAGAGATGGGGATTGGTGCAAGGATGAGAAGGAGACTAGCACAAAAATAATACAATATTTCAAGGACATTTTTACTGCTGAGGCTCCTCATGGAATTGATGCCATCCTAAATAAAATCCCACAGTCCATAACTAGTGTGATGAACAAGCAGCTTATCTTACCTGTGACTGAGCAGGAGGTTCAGAGAGTTGTATTCTCTATGCATCCAAACAAGTCACCTAGCCCAGATG TCAATGTTAATGGGGAGAAGAAGGGTATCAAGCCATCTAGGGGGCTAAGACAGGGAGATCCCTTGTCTCCTTTCCTGTTTCTTATTTGTGCAAAAGGCTTTTCAACTCTGCTCAATCAAGCAGTCAGACAAGGAAAACTAACTGATCTCCAATTGTCTTCTGGTGGACCTAGACTATCTCACATCTTTTTCGCAGATGACTCATTAATATTCTGTAAGGCAAAGGAAGAGGAGGCAGTGCAGTTGATGGAGGTTCTAAGGCAATATGGTGAAGCTTCAGGACAACTCATCAACACTGAGAAATCATCAATTTTCTTCAGTAAGAATGATCCAataggggagaggttgaagATGCTTGAGAGAGTGAGAGCGATGAAGGAGCTTAAACAGAGCAGGTACTTGGGTCTACCTTTG AATGGGGGATTGAGCTTCAGAGATTTAGAAAATTTCAATCTGGCATTTCTGGCCAAACAATTATGGAGAATACTCGCTAGGCCAAATTTGCTGGTCAGCAAGATCCTTAAAGCCAAATACTTCAAAGGAACCTCAATCTGGAAGATGAAAGGGAAACAAACTGACTCCTGGTGTTGGAAAAGTATTTTAAGCGCGAGGTCACTGTTGGAAGAGGGGATGAGGAAGAGAGTAGGAGATGGGAAAACTATAGACATCTGGAAGGATAGATGGATCCCTGGAGTGGCAGGAGGGAAG GAATTGGAATGGGTGTTTGCTAATGAGGATAGGGAGAGGATTTTTCAGATTCCCTTGAGCCTGCAGGATATCAAGGATGGACTCTTCTGGGCTCATTCTGCCTCAAGGGAATACACAGTCAAGTCTAGATACAGGTCTGCTCAGGAGAGAAAGATATGGAGGAGGGTGAGAGATAGTCATGAGGAATCTGGAAGTAGGAATGAA GGTATCTTGCCAGTCAATGAAAACATCAAGACTAGGAGCATGCAAGGCAATCCACTGTGTAAATGTTGTGGTGTCTTCTCAGAGTCGACCGAACATATGTTGTTTCTATGTAGTCATGCAGAGGCTATTTGGAAAGTGACTCCAATTCAGTGGGATGGATTGGAGAATCTGAGAGAGAAGTTTTGGTTGTGGTGGTCTGAGCTGGTGGAGGCAACAGCTAGGGAGAAGGGGAAGGAGCATATTACTTTCATAGTCAACTTGCTATGGCAAATCTGGAAGGATAGGAATGAGATAAACTTCAATAGGAATGGTAGAGGTCCAGGGGTGGTG ACAAATAAAGCTGGCTGGGGTATTGTTGCTAGGGACTGGAAGGGGAAGCTGGTTGCTACATGGGCTTGTCCTTCCTTTACATGTTCAGTACCAATACTTGAGGAGGCATTGGCAATCAAAACTGCAATGGTTAAAGTTGCTTTGGAAGAATGGGAAAGAATTATTATAGAATCAGATTGTAAGGTTGTAATAGATAAAACAAAGAAGGATACGGATGATGTGGTTATATCCACAGTCTTGCAGGATATTAAGTTGCTAAAACATAACTTTGAAGAATGTTGTTTCTCCTTTGTTCGAAGGGAGTTCAACTCTGTTAGCCATAAGTTAGCAAGATTTGCTCTAAATTTAGGGTTTGTTGCTGATTCGAAAGCTTGTTGTCCAGTTTGGTTGCTTGATAGTGCTCAAGCAGACATTGAAGAGTAG